Proteins encoded within one genomic window of Agelaius phoeniceus isolate bAgePho1 chromosome Z, bAgePho1.hap1, whole genome shotgun sequence:
- the LOC143692077 gene encoding interferon-like, with amino-acid sequence MLAPTATQPRLPHAAPALLLLLTALAGTLACQHLWTHEDTFPGDALRLLQDMAVGHTQPCHLPEPPFFPASLLHHNLQPHQAAATALRILQHLFHTLSSNSTRQHWPGQTRNHLLNKLQHHIHHLEQCLPDNATPFKGPRNPLLAINKYFRDIHLFLHAHNHSACAWDHVRLEARASLLHLHNLTRAMRR; translated from the coding sequence ATGCTTGcgcccacagccacacagccacGCCTGCCGCACGCCGCCCcggccctcctgctcctcctcaccgcTCTGGCCGGCACCCTGGCCTGCCAACACCTCTGGACACACGAGGACACCTTCCCCGGCGACGCTCTCCGCCTCCTCCAGGACATGGCTGTCGGCCACACGCAGCCCTGCCACCTGCCAGAGCCGCCCTTCTTCCCCGCCAGCCTGCTCCACCAcaacctgcagccccaccaagccgccgccaccgccctgcgcatcctgcagcacctcttccacaccctcagctccaacagcacccgCCAGCACTGGCCCGGCCAGACTCGCAACCACCTCCTCAacaagctgcagcaccacatccACCACCTGGAGCAATGCCTCCCCGACAACGCCACGCCCTTCAAAGGACCACGCAACCCGCTGCTCGCCATCAACAAGTACTTCAGGGACATCCACCTCTTCCTGCACGCCCACAACCACAGCGCCTGCGCCTGGGACCACGTCCGCCTCGAAGCTCGTGCCTCTCTACTGCACCTCCACAACCTCACACGCGCCATGCGCCGCTAG